GTATATCATTCCATCGAACTTGGAGCAGCGCACGGGGGAAGGTCGGCGCTAGCATGTAGGAAGCGCGAAGGGGTGGAGGCAGAGCAGCACGTACGGTAAAGCTGACGCCGGTGTGCGAAGCAGCATGGAGAGTAGGGCGTCACGTTTTTTTCACTAGATCATGTCGTTAAGACATGGGCATTCAGTAGAATTTCTAAAATTGTAATGCAATTTTTGCTCCAAATTGTAATGGGCTAATGGTTGAATagtaatagtattttttaaaaccagccaaaaaaaaggaaaagtaaGCGATCACTCTGTTgctcctttcttcttcttgcatgTCCGCTGCGTGCTCTGCTTTTGCTCCTTTCTCTGCCACCAAGAATAAGAATGCGAGGAAACctgtccccccccccctctctctcctcccatcTCCCCTTTTCCTTCCCCGTAAACATCGCCAATCCGCAATCAGACCAAACCTCCTCTGGATTTTGCGAAGAAACGCCGAAATCCATCCACCCAGTTTTCCCGCGAGATAATTGGAAATGGAAGAGGGATTCTTGGAATCAGGACCCTTCTCCCGCTCATCCTCCTTCGTAAGTGCGTTGAGAAACGGAAAATCTCGCAGCAGGGGCCATTTCTTTGTGTGTCCTGTTGATTGTTCTCCTTGATCTCGATTTCTTTGCAGGGTGGGTTCGACGAATGGTTGGTGTTGGTGAGGAAACGCAATGGGAagccctcctcctcgtcgtcgtcgtctctgcAGCAGCCGAGGCTGGGTGGCATGGCTGCCCAATCATCCATCAGGCATCGTTTTACCTTTCTGTCTCCCTGAAATATATACCTGCCTCTGCATTGTACCCTCCATGTTTGACTAATGATCGTACTATGTGATTTGCATGATTCCTATTGTGATAATTGTTAGGATATTAATACTGTTGTTTAAATGTTAAATCATAGCTTTGCGTGTCATGCTGGATTTAGGCAGTGGTGTAATTCCGTTTTAGTTGTATGTGTGGCGTCATGGCGTAGTGAGCTGATAGGCAGAAGCATAGTACGTGCAGAGTGGGCAGATGAACAGCCAGAAGTTGAGTGCATACGCATGCGTGTGTAATTGGAATTAGTTAGTTATTCATGCAGGTGATTAGAGGCCGTGCATGCTGATTAGCCAAGCCTCGAGCATGTGCAGTTTGAAGTAAGAAGCGGTCTAGGtagttcatgcatgcatagttAGTTTGCTTTGGATTCTAGTGCCTGCTAGTGATTCGCAAGGCACAGCTGCTGAacgtgtgtgtttgtgtgttatatttttacaattgtACCCGGATCCCAGTATGTTtagttgagaagaaaaaacagaaaaaaggcACCAAGATGTGTGCAGTGCCACCAATACTCTGTGttgtgttcttcttcttccttgtgATTTCACGTGTAAGTTAGAGTTGTGTCCACTACGATCGCTCGAGTGTTTATATTCCtaagaataattttttagtcGTGTTTAGATTGTCACTAACTCACCATGTGAGAGAAAAATGGCATGACATTTTTACAGATAAACTAAAGAATGTTTTCTGATTATTTATTGTAGAAGGATACAATGACATGATTTCAACTGTTGTGTTATGGTCATGATCTTATTTCGTTAATCACTGGACGAGTTTCTTGACAAAGCTCGCATTGATATGATCTATACGCTTTATGCTTTCAGTTCAGAAGGGCTAGAACTTGGTTACCCTTGCATCAATGTGATGGACTCTAGCTTATCTTACCAACTGCCATCAGCAAGCCTATGGGACAGGCTTGGGAAGGTTACTATGATGGACATCGAGTCAAGTGACTTCAGCTGGAGCTCTCTCTCTTCACTGCACCACACAAAACATAGTACTACCAGTACAGAACCCTGCGAGGATGACACTAGCAGAAGTTTTGAGGTCTATTATCTTCACTTGTGTCCTTTACAGAATGTTGTCATTagtaatttatactaaatcaTAAGTATATGGCAGTTATGCATCGACCAGCATAAGCCTCAAGGCCTGTGCACTGTACTGGCAGAAGTGAGAAATGCTGTTTCTTAGTCACTTCTTTATCTCATTTTCTACCTGTATCATTTTTTTCGTAGGTTACAGTAAATTCTGGAGGAGTTGTTCTGATTGCATTGTTCAGAACATCTGAAAATGATGACCTTCCTTCCAAAGAGGCTGCGGCGGTCATCAAAATTGCGCCTTCAAGGATGGCCACTCAGTCGGAGCGTTTTGGCTATGAACTTGCTAAATGTCTCGGAGTGAGGACCCCACAGGTGAGTACCCAATTTGCTTGCAGGAATTCTAGCCaagtacataaatattaaatttcacCGCTCTCTTGGCCAATGCAGGGCAGAGTGATACACAACTTCTCATCCGAATGGCAGCAAATCAAGGACGCAGTTGAGAGCACTCGAGATGCAGCAATTTCTGTAGGTGATGAGCTCGAGGAGATGATCTGCACTGAGATGCTAGAGGCACTCGAACTGAGCCGATGCCTGTTCCTGATGAAGTATAAAACATCAAGCTACCTACCTACCAGTAATGCGTGCATGACGTACAAAAAAATGGTGCCTTTTCTTCCATAACATGAAagaacttgtttttttatgcttgTTTTTGCAGCTATGTACACGGTTCCCCTCTGCTAGAGAACACAGTGCCATTCGACTCACACGATTCTGCTGCGAAAACCGCTGAAGCCTTGGGAAGGGTCTTGATGCTGGACCTCGTGCTGAGAAACGAGGATAGGCTGCGGTGCCGTTCCCTCGGCTGGCGAGGAAACTACGCAAACTTGCTCGTGGCCAACCGGGAAGCCTACGCGAATCTCGACTCGCTGGACGACGCCTACGACTCTGCGATCATCCGGTACAAGCCGGAGATCATCAGGAGCCCCCAGAAGCAGAAGCCGAGGAGAGCGGTTTCGATCAGCGGCAGCATGGGCTCGGACGCCTCCGACCTCATGATGCTGGATCAGTCCGACACATACGACCGCACGAACCCTGATCAGGTCTCCAGCTTCCGCATCGTGGCGATCGACTCCGGCGTCCCGCGCAGGCCGCCGGCGTGCAAGCGGGCGAGAGACCAGGAGAGCTACCCGAAGCTGGTGGAGCTCACGCTCAACAACTGGGACTACTCCTCCAACCTCCTCTTCGAGGTGTCGTTCGCGAGGCTCGGAGTTCCAGGGCCTGAAGAACTCGACGTCGTGCCGCCGTCTGATCATATTCATGGCCACCGTTCTGCTCCTCTCTCTGAAGGCGACATGGCTGCAGCGGTGAATTCCTTCCGGGGAGGCTTCCGCAGTGCCCTGAGGGACCTTCAGAGGTTCCACATCTTCCTCGTCACGCTCTACCAGAAGCTGGATGGCCTGCTGAAGATCTTCTTCAACCTCATGGACAGAGGGCTGAACGAGAGTGACAGGGAGGATGCTGGCCCATCTGATTCGCCGTTGTATCCCGTGGAGACGCAGATGGAGTCCAGTGACGGTGAAGTTCCGAGGCACATGCATCGGCCTTGCCGTACTTTGTCCCGGGATAACTTCGACCTGTCGTCTCCTGCCAGCCGGGAGAGCTTTATGATGAAGAACTTCAAAGGAAACGGCGATGCTTCCCGTGGCTTGCGGCTGACGATGAAACTACGGGATTTTAACAAGTGTGCTAAGGTTAAACACCTTTTGGAGTAGTGTGGATGAGAAAGTTCATTCCCCTAACATATTGCATGAACGCCTGATTAACATCTGGTTTTTATTCACACTCGGTTATTGGGGCTAGTAGCTTCTTGACCTACAAActtgaaaagttgatttattaagtattaactattacaaagttcaaaaatgatttatttaaattttcaaagaaACTATTACAAACTtgaaaagttttataaaaaaacacaccttTAGTAGCTTGGAAAGCATGCCCCAGATAATCTAGCTATCTGTAAATAGGTTCAAAACctttctgaaaaatgaaatggTTTTGGTACTTGGCACATAATTTTGATGCTaattaaacatttaatttgCAATACATATAAGTTCCTTCTTGGTAATTGTTTCCACAATGCAGATTTTATCAAGATTTAATTTTCGTGAAACTTCTCAACTGATTCTATTCATCATGGTACATCATGTTTACAGGCAGACAGTGAACTGAGCAAAGAAATAGAACAGTGGAATGAGATGCTGAGGACTGATGTTGTCAAATTGTGTCAAGACAACAACTTTAATACAGGTTTCTTTGAAGGAATAGATAATAGCATTGCTGTTGATGCTTATGAATTGAAGGTAACCCTAATGTTTCCAACCTTCTGGCAACTATGTAGTATTGCAGTAATGGACAACAACAGGAAAATTTTTCCTGCAGGTTCGACTTGAGCACATCCTTGAGAGGATATCACTAATTTCTGATGCTGCAAGCACTGAGCGTCCCTCTCAGATCACGGATTACTTGTTCATTGGTGGTGCTCTCGCTGCTCGGTCAACATATACACTTCAACACCTTGGCATAACCCATGTGTTATGCCTGTGTGCAAATGAAATTGGGCAGGCAGAATCTCAGCAGCCAGGTGTTTTTGATTACCGGAATTTCTCAGTAAGTATGTATACCTGAGAAAgtttgagggaaaaaaaaattcctaacaGATTATCTACATGTAGCAAAAGGCAGAAGTTATAGTTTGGACTAATCCTTGCAATtcttcattgttttatttctgTAGATTAATGATGATGAAAATGCAGACATCAGTGATGTCTTCAAAGATGCTTCAGATTTCATTGATTATGTCGAGCACCTAAACGGCAAAGTACTTGTCCATTGTTTCGAGGGGAAAAGTCGGAGCGCAACGGTTGTTCTTGCTTACCTGATGCTGCGAAAGTAATGCtgcatataaaatattctctccgtttcacaTTGCAAGATTTTCTGACCTcgcttagattcatatatatactaatgaatctagacacttagagaaaatatatacattaatatatggataaatttaaacaaacttagaaagtcttataatgcgGAAACAAAAGAGTAGCTTTAGTTCTTTTTACCTTCCTTCTCATGCACATGCATCTCCATATGTTTCCTGTTGGTTTTGTCGTCATTCCGAGCTGAATATGCCATCAAGCGTTTTATGACTCCCTAACTGTTccatgcccagaaatttcaCTCTTGCGAAGGCATGGAACATGCTGAAGAAGGTGCACCGGCGAGCGCACCCCAACGACGGCTTCGCCAGGGTGCTGCTGGATCTCGACAGGAAGCTGCACGGCAAGGTCTCCATGGAGTGGCACCACAGGAGGCCCGCGATGAAGGTGTGCCCCATCTGCGGCAAGAACGCCGGGCTCAGCAGCAGCTCGCTCAAGCTGCACCTGCAGAAGGCGCACCGCAAGATCTCGTCCGGGAGCGTCGACACCGCCATGACGCTGGAGATACAGAAGGCGATGGAGGCCATCAaggccggccgcgccggcggcgacagcccCACGCAGAACCCATGAGAACGCTAGGTACACCTGAAATTTTTGGCCAAATTACATATATCTAGAACATGGTTTATGCAGTGAGatgtcagaaaaaaaaaagatgataagCGTGATTCGGAAAATTTTTCGGTTTTACCTTTACAACTTCCTCACCTGCTGCAAAAGTTCCCTTTTGTGGCTGCCGAGTGAAAGAGCCTCTGCCAGTTGTTTGACATGTTGGGACAGTTTACTcatttttaggaaaaataaatgtagCAAGACAAAAACTGATGAGATTTTCCCTGAAGAAATGCATAGCGTGTATCTTATCAGTCATGTGAAACATATGTATTCTGAAACTGAAGTTTGCACCCGTAAATCCTTCAGATTACAACGTACACAAAGGAATGGAAGTTTTTCATCTCCCAGCAAAAAGTACATGAAACTACAAATTCTTGGTTAGAATAACAAAAAGCAAGCCTCTTTGTGATAGAATGTTAATTTTCTGTTGTTATAAACCATATTTCACAACCATAATCAGATCGGTAAAAAAGATCAGCACCATTAGTGAAATGACAGCTCCAACTCAACACTAATCCTGTACAAGCCATGATAGGAATCATCTCCAATTCTCCATCGGGGCTTCAAGGTATAAGAGCTTTCCTATATAACTCATCCTTGCCATCAGCAGGTGAATACTTCATAAGCATCACGCTGTTAGATGCTGTTTCTGCTGAGCTTAATACATGCGCAGCATTCCGATACCAAGGCTGCAAATGAGGATCAAGGGAAGGTGAGTTTGGGAGCATTACTGAACCCCAGTCTCTCTGCCCTACCCTTGGTTCACTTATTCTTCGTCGCACCAAAAGCCCAGCCACATCTTCTCTTCTAATCTCTGTCATGGTTTGTGCCATTGCCATGCACAGGAGAAGGACAAAAACTGCATCCTCTTCAGGTAAGAACTCTACTGCAAGTAGTTTCCAGTTTAATAGCATGGTTGCTCGGCCACCTGGAAGGTCAGTTGATATACGGACGAGTGTGAGGTATTGCTCTTCATCATTGCAGTCATTAGATGTGCTTTCCTTGTTTACTCTGTAGTTCAATCTCCTCCCAACAAGCAGCCTTGCCTGGAAATATGGATCATTGCAATTGCAGTTACAATGAAAGTTAAGACACTCTGTTCTAAATCCATTTCATGTAAGTCAATAAAGCTCCTTTATCTTAACAAGTTCAATTCCACACAGAATGCAGCAATGAACAGAGGAGTCCACAACACATACCTCTTCTTGTGAGCTCTCATTTTGAACATGAAAGTTTAAGTCATCTCCTAAGTTTACAGTAAGTACATCTCCAGTTGAAAAGCGCCAAACTACCTTGCTGTCCTGTTGATCTTTTTCTGGCGTTGCTGTTCCCACCACCTTTTCTGCAGCACAAAGTGAAACCAATAAGCATCTACTCTTAAGACGATATGATTGCCGTATCAGCACGAACCAATTATTCTGCATGCTAAAGTTACCAGGAGCATAACCAACGGAGCTTGCGTTTTCAATGTATGACCATGAGCCCTCTCTAACCTCAATGATCCTTTCCTCCGGTTTCACTGCCATGGGAGTTTCAGCACCTCTCCGCCAAATCCCTCTGCCTATTCTACACAAGTTGCAACTAAAATTCAGCGGAAGCATATTAAGATATAAAAGAATATGTCATCTAACAATTCAGCATATTATCTTAACTTGATCAATGCAAAAGATTTGAGTCTGGATTGCATGGCTCATtttgatataatataaatCCAAGATCATTTTCAGGGAGTAATTGCCAGAATgtaattaaatgaaaaaattatcGCTAGTTCActaatatgtaaaagaaacaCCTCGTTTCAGTAGGATCTTTCTGGACAACTGATCATTTGAAAATGTAGtttgaaataatattatttgaagATATATACACAGCATTTTTTGAATATataatttctgaacaatgCACAGAATATTCCCCCAACAAAACTTTAGCAGTAGATTCTGAAGCTCTACACACTTTCCTGAACAGTACCTCATCCGAATGACAAAACATTCTTTTCCACTATGATCAAGCACAGTGCGAGTCAACCACCGTCCTTCTTGTGGACGGTAACCTCTTGTCCGCAATATGACATCAGAAATCATAGCCCCACCATCATCAGTGACTCGGTCAGGTACACACTTCAACAAGTATGGTGCTTGAACTGGAGGTGTGATTGATGCCATTGCTTTCATCCTAACATCAAGATCCTCTGTAACCATGAGAGATTTTTCATGCAACATATCACTCCATGAGAATGAAATGTTCTTGTGGAGCTTGCTGTTTCTGAAGCATCCACTTGTGCTGCGTCTGACCTCAATGGTGAGGCCCCTTGTTGCAAACTCACAATATACGTGCCACGTTTTTTGCCAGTTTTTGCAGGATAAATTGGACGCTGATTTGTCGAGCTTTAGTGATCTGTGACACCTCTGTGTTCGCAAACGTATGAACTCCTTGCTGGTGTATTCACTGTTAAATTCTCCTTTCAGGAAGACATATACCTGTTATCaagaataattaatatctTATTACCAATGTACAAGGAATtaaatactccatccgtttcgtATTGTAAGATGTTTAGGCTATGCCTAATTCATCTGCATATCAAtattatatgaatctaaacaatactagaaagtcatacattatgaaacaaatgtAGAATTTAGTAAATGAACACAAAACATTTTTGCAAGAATTCCCCTGCATGATTACATAATGGATTGAAAAGGTAAACTCCGTTTACTCATACAAAAGTACACTGTGTCAGTTATCTAGATTTTTCAATGTTCAGTGGGTGCGTCAAACCATCTGTAATAAGTTTGAGTCCTTTCAGGAATGTTTTGATATGTATCTTGTCTTTAAGCAATGGAAACTACAAAAAGGCTGTTTGTGTTTTCCTCAAAGAGGATTCCATGATTATGAAACAGTTGCAATTGCTAACAACTAGGGGAAAACAAACCCGTCAAATGGTTGAAAATGTCAGTGCTATTATTGTATAAAGATAGAACAGAAGCACACCAAAAATCAATATACAGTACGCAACTGTAGTTGTAGAACTTTTGATCACATT
This is a stretch of genomic DNA from Oryza brachyantha chromosome 1, ObraRS2, whole genome shotgun sequence. It encodes these proteins:
- the LOC102716355 gene encoding dual specificity protein phosphatase PHS1-like isoform X1, giving the protein MDSSLSYQLPSASLWDRLGKVTMMDIESSDFSWSSLSSLHHTKHSTTSTEPCEDDTSRSFEVTVNSGGVVLIALFRTSENDDLPSKEAAAVIKIAPSRMATQSERFGYELAKCLGVRTPQGRVIHNFSSEWQQIKDAVESTRDAAISVGDELEEMICTEMLEALELSRCLFLMNYVHGSPLLENTVPFDSHDSAAKTAEALGRVLMLDLVLRNEDRLRCRSLGWRGNYANLLVANREAYANLDSLDDAYDSAIIRYKPEIIRSPQKQKPRRAVSISGSMGSDASDLMMLDQSDTYDRTNPDQVSSFRIVAIDSGVPRRPPACKRARDQESYPKLVELTLNNWDYSSNLLFEVSFARLGVPGPEELDVVPPSDHIHGHRSAPLSEGDMAAAVNSFRGGFRSALRDLQRFHIFLVTLYQKLDGLLKIFFNLMDRGLNESDREDAGPSDSPLYPVETQMESSDGEVPRHMHRPCRTLSRDNFDLSSPASRESFMMKNFKGNGDASRGLRLTMKLRDFNKCAKADSELSKEIEQWNEMLRTDVVKLCQDNNFNTGFFEGIDNSIAVDAYELKVRLEHILERISLISDAASTERPSQITDYLFIGGALAARSTYTLQHLGITHVLCLCANEIGQAESQQPGVFDYRNFSINDDENADISDVFKDASDFIDYVEHLNGKVLVHCFEGKSRSATVVLAYLMLRKNFTLAKAWNMLKKVHRRAHPNDGFARVLLDLDRKLHGKVSMEWHHRRPAMKVCPICGKNAGLSSSSLKLHLQKAHRKISSGSVDTAMTLEIQKAMEAIKAGRAGGDSPTQNP
- the LOC107305601 gene encoding glycine-rich domain-containing protein 1, encoding MSGSGSGDREAGPAFSVDLAAAARRLLAFLRSGAAVGPRSVRRYEELWMPLAAGAGGGEAPMLLPPPDVHLVWLCHCFHHESYAAYCASRFGRLINRPSILDADNEEYAADHCRDVWAERYPSEPFDLSDNGTEGNCSNDNAAGEIVKMVQRYAGLAARFASPFISEGVYHVAARRRYVRFLELIKKTVNTTQCCTRFVPSLDILLMWLAHQSFPVSYATDMAAMAIKDNVAKVVMGYGEVVNEDMIERTRVWWEDAYDEPYNTAGSEIDKTDADAAREAFYWEAAASEEDANRLYKGLQPRFIMEVYVFLKGEFNSEYTSKEFIRLRTQRCHRSLKLDKSASNLSCKNWQKTWHVYCEFATRGLTIEVRRSTSGCFRNSKLHKNISFSWSDMLHEKSLMVTEDLDVRMKAMASITPPVQAPYLLKCVPDRVTDDGGAMISDVILRTRGYRPQEGRWLTRTVLDHSGKECFVIRMRIGRGIWRRGAETPMAVKPEERIIEVREGSWSYIENASSVGYAPEKVVGTATPEKDQQDSKVVWRFSTGDVLTVNLGDDLNFHVQNESSQEEARLLVGRRLNYRVNKESTSNDCNDEEQYLTLVRISTDLPGGRATMLLNWKLLAVEFLPEEDAVFVLLLCMAMAQTMTEIRREDVAGLLVRRRISEPRVGQRDWGSVMLPNSPSLDPHLQPWYRNAAHVLSSAETASNSVMLMKYSPADGKDELYRKALIP
- the LOC102716355 gene encoding dual specificity protein phosphatase PHS1-like isoform X2, which encodes MEEGFLESGPFSRSSSFGGFDEWLVLVRKRNGKPSSSSSSSLQQPRLGGMAAQSSISSEGLELGYPCINVMDSSLSYQLPSASLWDRLGKVTMMDIESSDFSWSSLSSLHHTKHSTTSTEPCEDDTSRSFEVTVNSGGVVLIALFRTSENDDLPSKEAAAVIKIAPSRMATQSERFGYELAKCLGVRTPQGRVIHNFSSEWQQIKDAVESTRDAAISVGDELEEMICTEMLEALELSRCLFLMNYVHGSPLLENTVPFDSHDSAAKTAEALGRVLMLDLVLRNEDRLRCRSLGWRGNYANLLVANREAYANLDSLDDAYDSAIIRYKPEIIRSPQKQKPRRAVSISGSMGSDASDLMMLDQSDTYDRTNPDQVSSFRIVAIDSGVPRRPPACKRARDQESYPKLVELTLNNWDYSSNLLFEVSFARLGVPGPEELDVVPPSDHIHGHRSAPLSEGDMAAAVNSFRGGFRSALRDLQRFHIFLVTLYQKLDGLLKIFFNLMDRGLNESDREDAGPSDSPLYPVETQMESSDGEVPRHMHRPCRTLSRDNFDLSSPASRESFMMKNFKGNGDASRGLRLTMKLRDFNKCAKADSELSKEIEQWNEMLRTDVVKLCQDNNFNTGFFEGIDNSIAVDAYELKVRLEHILERISLISDAASTERPSQITDYLFIGGALAARSTYTLQHLGITHVLCLCANEIGQAESQQPGVFDYRNFSINDDENADISDVFKDASDFIDYVEHLNGKVLVHCFEGKSRSATVVLAYLMLRKNFTLAKAWNMLKKVHRRAHPNDGFARVLLDLDRKLHGKVSMEWHHRRPAMKVCPICGKNAGLSSSSLKLHLQKAHRKISSGSVDTAMTLEIQKAMEAIKAGRAGGDSPTQNP